A single Elaeis guineensis isolate ETL-2024a chromosome 15, EG11, whole genome shotgun sequence DNA region contains:
- the LOC140854033 gene encoding uncharacterized protein — protein sequence MYDNLGNQAGMQRPPVNPQPNPFGNAFYGAGSGLIRGGLGAYGEKFLGSSSEFMQSNISKYFSNPQYYFQVNDQYVRNKLKVVLFPFLHRGHWTRITEPVGGRLSYKPPIYDINAPDLYIPFMAFGTYIILAGFSFGLMGKFSPEALSLQFTRGLAGWFMQVALLKGLLYSLGGGEAPLLDIVAYGGYAFTGLSLAILARIFWSYSYYFLMPWVSMCMGVFLVKTMKRVIFTEIRSYEKHSSRQHYLLLFMAIAQFPLFFWLGNFGM from the exons AATCCTCAACCAAACCCATTTGGCAATGCGTTCTATGGAGCTGGGTCTGGACTTATCCGAGGTGGCCTGGGGGCATAtggagaaaaattcttgggctcaAGCTCTGAATTTATGCAAAGCAAT ATTAGCAAATATTTCTCCAATCCTCAGTATTATTTTCAAGTGAATGACCAGTATGTGAGGAATAAGTTGAAAGTGGTCCTATTTCCATTCCTGCACAGG GGTCACTGGACCAGGATAACTGAGCCAGTTGGAGGTAGGCTTTCATATAAACCTCCAATTTATGATATCAATGCCCCAGATCTATACATCCCTTTCATGGCCTTTGGTACCTATATTATTCTTGCGGGCTTCTCGTTTGGTCTTATGGGAAA GTTCAGTCCAGAAGCTTTGAGTTTACAGTTCACGAGGGGATTGGCTGGGTGGTTTATGCAGGTTGCCCTCCTGAAAGGTTTGTTATATTCATTAGGTGGTGGGGAGGCGCCGCTTCTTGATATTGTGGCGTATGGTGGGTATGCTTTCACAGGATTGTCCTTGGCTATCCTGGCAAGGATATTTTGGAGTTACTCGTATTATTTTCTGATGCCATGGGTGAGCATGTGCATGGGGGTATTTTTGGTGAAGACCATGAAGAGGGTTATCTTCACAGAGATTAGGAGCTATGAGAAGCACTCGAGCAGGCAACACTATCTACTTCTTTTCATGGCGATTGCTCAGTTCCCGTTGTTCTTCTGGCTTGGGAATTTTGGAATGTGA